A window of the Budorcas taxicolor isolate Tak-1 chromosome 10, Takin1.1, whole genome shotgun sequence genome harbors these coding sequences:
- the LOC128053962 gene encoding olfactory receptor 4F3/4F16/4F29-like → MNHSMVSEFVFLGLTNSWEIQLLLFMFSSIFYMASMLGNSLIVLTVMMDPHLHSPMYFLLANLSITDLGVSSVISPKMIYDIFRKRKVISFGGCIAQIFFIHIIGGVEMVLLIAMAFDRYVAICKPLHYFTIMSRKMCLLLLVAAWIIGFIHSVVQLGFVVKLPICGPNIIDSFYCDFPRFIKLACTDTFRLESMVTANSGFISLGSFFTLIVSYIFILITVRKHSSGSSSKALSTLSTHVMVVILFFGPCIFVYIWPHSTSHLDKFLVVFDAVLTPFLNSVIYTLRNKEMKLAMKKLWAHFYRK, encoded by the exons ATGAATCACTCCATGGTGTCGGAGTTTGTGTTCCTGGGActcaccaactcctgggagaTTCAACTTCTCCTCTTCATGTTCTCTTCCATCTTCTACATGGCCAGCATGCTAGGAAACTCCCTCATTGTTCTCACTGTGATGATGGACCCTCACTTACACTCCCCCATGTACTTTCTGTTGGCCAACCTCTCCATCACTGACCTGGGAGTTTCCTCTGTAATTTCTCCCAAAATGATTTATGACATTTTTAGAAAACGTAAAGTCATCTCCTTTGGAGGCTGCATCGCGCAAATCTTCTTCATCCATATCATTGGTGGGGTGGAGATGGTGCTTCTTATTGCCATGGCCTTTGACAGATATGTTGCCATATGTAAGCCTCTCCACTATTTCACCATTATGAGCAGAAAAATGTGTCTTCTGCTTCTTGTTGCTGCATGGATAATTGGATTTATTCACTCTGTGGTTCAACTGGGTTTTGTTGTAAAATTGCCAATCTGTGGCCCTAATATAATAGACAGCTTTTACTGTGACTTTCCTCGGTTCATCAAACTTGCCTGCACAGACACCTTCAGGCTGGAGTCCATGGTCACAGCCAACAGTGGATTCATATCCCTGGGATCATTCTTCACATTGATCGTCTCCTACATTTTTATCCTCATCACTGTTCGGAAACACTCTTCAGGTAGCTCGTCTAAGGCCCTCTCCACTTTGTCAACTCATGTCATGGTGGTGATTTTGTTCTTCGGTCCTTGCATCTTTGTTTACATCTGGCCTCACTCCACATCACACCTAGACAAATTCCTTGTTGTTTTTGATGCAGTTCTCACCCCTTTTTTAAATTCAGTCATCTATACATTGAggaacaaagaaatgaaactggCAATGAAGAAA CTCTGGGCACATTTTTACAGAAAATGA